From a region of the Agrobacterium larrymoorei genome:
- a CDS encoding alpha-galactosidase, with amino-acid sequence MSNIVTIGSDHFTLNLRLPELGMPEILFFGKASVKQDDLFDVERSSRVNGMDVAVPSSVLLPTGGMGFFGWPAITGHRQGRDFTLQFGGWKVEQEQRTTVLKASDLVAKIDIVIRITGHESGLISMGTVLTNRGDTDYQLDRCMAASFAAPSGDMELTSFTGMWGREFQTRKEMLGNGIWSQESRRGRTSHDRFPILFVEGSGQRFGVTLGWSGNHQMVIDRTDDGQRLIHLGELFEPGEIILVAGESYESPLAYAGADTQAFHSFVREELLNWPNGEMTPRPVTLNTWEGNYFDHQMDSLKAQATAAAELGIERFVLDDGWFGKRDDDTTSLGDWDIDVRKYPYGLKPLVDHVTSLGMQFGIWFEPEMINPVSELYKAHPDWALQVEGRALLQSRTQLVLDLTRQEVSDYLFGKIDAVLANHAVSYIKWDMNRDLTHAGGRDGRAKTSAQTRAVYALMDRVRAAHPNVEIESCASGGGRIDYGALKRTNRVWTSDCTDALERLEIQRGASSFIPPEILGSHISASPNHQTGRRHTLAFRALVALAYHLGVELNPLELADDERDELKTYIETYKRLRPLLHKAGANFQIEPVDGRYVWGAASAEKIVVIVAQGPQMVGEQPEPLKLPESITKLGGRWKITNTLPATPEFIRISEGQKRLLSGDISFELSSVGLSGLPLPMLRPESALLIELEPVKGGTING; translated from the coding sequence ATGAGCAACATCGTCACCATCGGCTCTGATCATTTCACCCTCAACCTGCGCCTGCCGGAACTCGGCATGCCGGAAATCCTGTTCTTCGGTAAGGCGTCGGTTAAGCAGGACGACCTGTTCGACGTTGAACGCTCCAGCCGCGTCAACGGCATGGATGTGGCCGTGCCGTCATCCGTCCTGCTACCGACAGGCGGCATGGGCTTTTTTGGCTGGCCCGCGATTACCGGACACCGACAGGGACGCGATTTCACGCTTCAGTTCGGCGGATGGAAGGTCGAGCAGGAACAGCGGACCACGGTTCTCAAGGCCAGCGATCTCGTAGCGAAAATCGATATCGTGATCCGCATTACCGGCCATGAATCAGGCCTCATCTCCATGGGCACCGTTCTCACCAATCGCGGCGACACGGATTACCAGCTAGACCGCTGCATGGCCGCAAGCTTCGCGGCACCGTCGGGCGACATGGAATTGACGAGCTTTACCGGTATGTGGGGCCGTGAATTCCAGACCCGCAAGGAAATGCTCGGCAACGGCATCTGGTCTCAGGAAAGCCGTCGCGGGCGCACCTCGCATGATCGTTTTCCGATATTGTTCGTTGAAGGGTCCGGCCAGCGTTTCGGTGTCACTCTCGGCTGGAGCGGCAACCACCAGATGGTCATCGACCGCACGGATGACGGCCAGCGGCTGATCCATCTAGGTGAGCTGTTCGAACCGGGCGAGATCATTCTTGTCGCCGGTGAAAGCTATGAAAGTCCGCTGGCCTATGCCGGGGCAGATACTCAGGCCTTCCACAGCTTCGTTCGCGAAGAGTTGTTGAACTGGCCGAATGGCGAAATGACACCGCGCCCGGTGACGCTGAACACCTGGGAAGGCAACTACTTCGACCACCAGATGGATTCGCTGAAAGCTCAAGCCACCGCAGCGGCAGAGCTTGGCATCGAGCGTTTCGTTCTAGACGATGGCTGGTTCGGCAAGCGCGATGACGACACGACGAGCCTTGGCGACTGGGATATCGATGTGCGCAAATATCCCTATGGTCTGAAGCCTCTGGTCGATCACGTCACCTCGCTCGGCATGCAGTTCGGCATCTGGTTCGAGCCGGAGATGATCAACCCGGTTTCGGAGCTCTACAAGGCGCATCCAGACTGGGCCTTGCAGGTGGAAGGCCGCGCTCTGCTTCAGTCCCGCACCCAGCTCGTTCTCGACCTGACGCGACAAGAAGTGTCCGACTATCTGTTCGGAAAGATCGATGCGGTTCTGGCGAACCACGCTGTTTCCTACATCAAATGGGACATGAACCGCGACCTGACCCATGCGGGTGGACGCGACGGTCGGGCCAAGACCTCGGCTCAGACACGGGCGGTCTACGCCCTGATGGACCGCGTGCGCGCCGCGCATCCGAATGTGGAAATCGAAAGCTGCGCATCGGGCGGCGGTCGTATCGATTATGGCGCGTTGAAACGCACCAATCGCGTCTGGACCTCGGATTGCACCGATGCGCTGGAGCGGCTGGAAATCCAGCGTGGGGCATCCAGCTTCATTCCGCCGGAAATTCTGGGAAGCCATATCTCCGCCTCCCCCAACCATCAGACAGGTCGACGCCATACGCTTGCCTTCCGCGCATTGGTGGCGCTCGCTTATCATCTCGGTGTCGAACTCAATCCGCTGGAACTGGCGGATGACGAACGCGACGAACTCAAGACATATATCGAGACTTACAAGCGTCTACGGCCGCTGCTGCACAAGGCTGGCGCGAATTTCCAGATCGAGCCGGTCGATGGCCGCTATGTCTGGGGTGCGGCAAGTGCTGAAAAGATCGTCGTGATCGTTGCTCAGGGACCGCAGATGGTAGGCGAACAGCCTGAGCCGCTGAAGCTGCCGGAAAGCATCACCAAGCTCGGCGGTCGCTGGAAAATCACCAACACGCTTCCGGCCACGCCGGAATTCATTCGTATATCCGAAGGGCAGAAGAGACTGCTTTCCGGCGATATCAGCTTCGAGCTTTCAAGCGTCGGCCTTTCCGGCCTGCCGCTGCCGATGCTGAGACCGGAAAGCGCGCTGCTCATCGAACTGGAACCTGTCAAGGGAGGCACTATCAATGGCTGA
- a CDS encoding carbohydrate ABC transporter permease — protein MFLAPIQKASPLAQTAYKALLPVALFLWLLPLIGVALTSVRPAGDLAAGNYFGIPSGFAGVENYTAVFRDSPIGLYILNSFKVTIPTVIGAVGLSCLTGFALAVYKFKGNLILFFLFVAGNFIPFQILMVPVRDMTLRAGLYDTTLGLVLFHVAFQTGFCTLFMRNFIKGLPFALIESARVEGVSEWRIFRHIVLPLMRPAIAALSVLVFTFVWNDYFWATVLVQGQHAMPVTAGLYSLNGQWVAAWHLVSAGSIVAALPPVAMFFLMQKHFIAGLTLGATKG, from the coding sequence ATGTTCCTGGCACCTATTCAAAAAGCCTCTCCGCTTGCGCAAACCGCCTACAAAGCCCTGCTGCCTGTCGCGCTGTTCCTTTGGCTCCTGCCTCTCATCGGCGTGGCGCTCACATCGGTCCGGCCTGCTGGCGATCTGGCCGCAGGCAATTACTTCGGCATTCCTTCCGGTTTCGCCGGTGTCGAGAACTACACGGCAGTCTTCCGGGATTCGCCCATCGGGCTCTATATTCTGAACTCGTTCAAGGTCACCATCCCCACGGTTATCGGTGCAGTCGGCTTGTCCTGCCTCACCGGCTTTGCGCTGGCCGTCTATAAGTTCAAGGGCAATCTGATCCTGTTCTTCCTGTTCGTCGCAGGCAACTTCATTCCTTTCCAGATACTGATGGTGCCCGTGCGCGATATGACGCTGCGCGCCGGTCTTTACGACACGACGCTCGGCCTCGTGCTGTTTCATGTCGCGTTCCAGACGGGCTTCTGCACCCTGTTCATGCGCAATTTCATCAAGGGTCTTCCCTTTGCGCTGATTGAATCCGCACGCGTCGAAGGCGTGTCGGAATGGCGCATCTTCCGCCATATCGTGCTTCCACTGATGCGTCCCGCCATCGCCGCACTTTCCGTGCTGGTCTTCACCTTCGTCTGGAATGATTACTTCTGGGCAACCGTGCTCGTGCAAGGGCAGCATGCCATGCCGGTTACAGCAGGGCTTTATTCGCTGAACGGGCAATGGGTTGCCGCCTGGCATCTGGTTTCGGCGGGCTCCATCGTTGCCGCACTGCCGCCGGTTGCCATGTTCTTCCTCATGCAGAAGCACTTCATTGCAGGCCTAACATTGGGAGCGACCAAGGGATGA
- a CDS encoding carbohydrate ABC transporter permease: protein MSNTVSSAPGFWKRNQQKLAPWLFLAPGMLMFLIYVLIPIFESIWISFHDWDGLGEKVWIGLGNYVELLGDDTFYVALKNNVIWLVFYLLSIPAGLAAALFLNQSVRGIRLYKSLFFFPFVLSQVVVGLMFTWFYAPDFGLFSRLLEWLTGQQIAILADERFVTYGIIVAGLWPQTAYCMILYLTGLNNINPEQVEAARMDGARGWKLLWNIILPQLAPATFIAMVVTVIGSLRSFDLVSVMTAGGPYGSSQVLSYFMYEQALSEYGFRMGYGASIAVVLFLIMMIFISLFIVRMLSQERNA, encoded by the coding sequence ATGAGCAACACCGTTTCATCCGCGCCGGGTTTCTGGAAGCGCAATCAGCAGAAGCTTGCGCCATGGCTGTTCCTGGCACCCGGCATGCTTATGTTCCTCATCTATGTCCTCATTCCGATCTTCGAGTCGATCTGGATCAGTTTCCACGATTGGGACGGACTTGGTGAAAAGGTCTGGATCGGTCTTGGCAATTATGTGGAGCTTCTGGGCGATGACACGTTTTACGTGGCGCTGAAGAACAACGTCATCTGGCTGGTGTTTTATCTGCTGTCCATTCCGGCTGGTCTGGCGGCAGCACTCTTCCTCAATCAATCGGTCAGAGGCATCCGGCTTTACAAGTCGCTGTTCTTCTTCCCATTCGTGCTGAGCCAGGTTGTCGTCGGCCTGATGTTCACATGGTTCTATGCACCTGATTTCGGACTGTTCTCGCGCCTGCTGGAATGGCTGACCGGCCAGCAGATCGCGATCCTCGCGGATGAGCGCTTCGTGACCTACGGCATTATCGTTGCGGGCCTCTGGCCGCAGACGGCCTATTGCATGATCCTCTATCTGACGGGCCTGAACAACATCAACCCGGAGCAGGTGGAGGCCGCGCGCATGGATGGCGCGAGAGGCTGGAAACTTCTCTGGAACATCATTCTGCCGCAGCTGGCACCCGCAACCTTCATCGCGATGGTCGTCACCGTCATCGGCTCGCTACGCTCCTTCGACCTCGTTTCCGTCATGACGGCGGGTGGCCCTTACGGGTCGAGCCAGGTTCTATCCTACTTCATGTATGAGCAGGCGCTTTCCGAATACGGCTTCCGCATGGGCTACGGCGCATCGATTGCGGTCGTGCTGTTCCTCATCATGATGATTTTCATCTCGCTCTTCATCGTTCGTATGCTGAGCCAGGAAAGGAACGCCTGA